The Caenorhabditis elegans chromosome II genome has a segment encoding these proteins:
- the F52C6.2 gene encoding Ubiquitin-like domain-containing protein (Confirmed by transcript evidence), with product MLLSIKTSTGKTITVEAPKSVKTEVRYKQGVVFAVSYDKDAGNQIIEMEDTVQDVKIQEAQQAPLRESEEVTGDPIKVEASDTNRNEENPDLAGPPAEPVIRGTAASGRIVNVRLAGKRIVQPNRRFTSYLPSSAVRRVASPYQIRRVSVDGNFNVFVKNSTGGKTTAVSIKNTDTIGTLKLKVQEKEGIPPNQQRLLFKGSELMDYRTVAHCGLRQGTSLDLVRLDA from the exons aTGCTGCTCTCCATCAAAACGTCGACTGGAAAGACCATCACAGTGGAAGCGCCGAAAAGTGTGAAAACTGAAGTTCGCTACAAACAGGGAGTCGTTTTTGCAGTCTCTTACG acaaagatGCCGGAAATCAAATCATTGAAATGGAGGACACTGTCCAAGATGTCAAAATTCAAGAGGCTCAGCAAGCACCGCTTCGTGAATCAGAAGAAGTGACCGGAGATCCCATCAAAGTCGAAGCATCGGACACCAacagaaatgaagaaaacccCGATTTGGCTGGGCCACCCGCGGAGCCAGTTATTCGTGGCACTGCCGCCTCCGGTAGAATTGTAAATGTTAGGCTTGCGGGAAAAAGAATCGTCCAACCGAATAGGCGTTTCACATCATATTTGCCTTCGTCCGCCGTGAGACGTG tagcaTCGCCCTATCAGATTCGGCGGGTTTCAGTCGATGgaaatttcaacgtttttgtgaaaaactcaACCGGAGGAAAGACTACCGCTGTTTCAATCAAGAATACGGATACAATTGGTACCTTGAAGCTCAAGGTTCAGGAGAAGGAAGGCATTCCACCAAATCAGCAGCGTCTTCTCTTCAAGGGATCGGAGCTTATGGATTATCGTACTGTGGCGCATTGTGGACTTCGTCAAGGCACAAGTCTCGATCTTGTTAGACTTGATgcatga